TTTCGATCGGTCCTTTAATGACTGCGGAGGATGATTACATACAGCAATCAAAGTTTGTAGTACTAGTTTTGCATGAGAGCAGAGACAACAAACGGGGTGATCATTTTGAAGCCTCATTTTTGTATACttggcaattaaaaaaaaaaaaaatcatttgaccTCGTTGTGTGTCAAATTTACAAGACATTTGTTTTTACGTTATGAGGACCTGAAATTCGACTTAGTCCATTTTTGAATCAACTTGCACGTTGAAAATGTCAATGACTTTACCGGTAACGTGCATTACAGTTCGGAAGAAAACGGTTCGGCTGTTTTTCAGCGTGCATCGATACGTCCCCTTATCGCTCAAGCGGATCTGATTCAACACAAGCTTTGAGTCGTCCGAGAATGACCTCAATGTGGAGCTCGTCTCATCAGAGTCACCCTTAATGACCTGAacacagaaaaaacaaacaagtaacaTGAGTCAACAGGACAATATTCGAAAGCTTGGACACATCACAGAACAGCTATGTGATATTTTGTGCATGTATATTTACGATGGGAGACCTTTGTGCCGTTGGTCCAGATGTAGAATGCCCTCCCAATCATCAGAGAATGCCACTGTTGGAAACAGTCCAGTAATACCTGATCTCTCTCCACAGCCTGTATCTTGTATTCTGCAGAAAAAGTGAGCGAGGGCAGGATACAAAAAAGAGGGATGATAATGGATTCATATTTTCCTTTCATATGGACAGGCAACACAGAACACATCTGCAAACTGGTCACACCACGTGGCCGgcctatttttagaacaggacatataCCACCGCAATCCACTTTGCCGGTCAGAGACGGACAGCTGTGGATCTTGTACTTGCAGGTCTTGCAATCCATGACTCGTCTTTGCAAGAGTCCTGAGTGGCAAGCAGTACGCACACATCATGTGCGTGCCAAAATTCTAACGCCAACTTTTTGCAACACAATCAAACTCACCACACATGTTGGGGCACAATTCTGAAAGAAAGACAAACAAAGCATGCATTAGAAGGTGAAATGATATGCACTCTCTCATATTAAAGCTATTTACCTTCAGGAATATTGGACTTGTTTATGTGTTTTTCTAAAATATCCACCCATTTAGAAACCAATGGAGCAAACTGATCGACTCCTTGTACTAGAATTAAAAGCAACACTTAGTGTTAAAATCAGTTTCATCTGCTAGAAACATAGTCCATATATAAAATAGAACAAATCCAGAATACTCTTTGACCTATATTTATTTCTAAATGAAATGTAGCATTTTAAGTATTGGACAGGAGAACTTTCAAGTTAACATTAACACATAAAATCATCACCGTCTTTGCTAATGTTCAGCAATAATTAATTCTCACCCGCGGTCTTCTTGATCATATCAAATTCATTAAAGTACAGAGTTTTGGCTTTGTACAGGCTGGTCGGATCTGGGCAGAGAGAGATGCAGGCCATTCGCCACCATGAAATACTGTCGCTCATTTGACAGCgtgaaatgaaatcatcattaaaaaaattctTCTGAAAATAAATCACTATGGGAAAATAAGTCATTATGGGTTGTGCTGTTCCAAATGTTGTAATTCTTACCTATGACACCCCACAGATGAGTTTTTTTCTTGTATTGTTCATTTAGGCCAGAAATCGTTGCTTTTTTACCCGGCGTATCTGAAATCGTCTCAAACTTGTCGTTGACCTCTGGGACGCACTTCAGACAAGCCTCAGTTGTCACAAGCACAACGGTCCACCACTGCAGCATCCCAACTAAAGATGCACAAATTTGTTGTCAGTCAGCATTAGGTCATCCaacttcgtgtgtgtgtgcatgtgtgcatgtgtgtgtgtgtgcgtgcgtgtgtgtgtgtgtgtgtgtgtgtgtgtgtgtgtgtgtgtgtacaacaGACATGACTGATCACAGCAAAATACCAGGGCTTATCAATATTTAGTTGCTGctacttttgcagaaataacagcatcTAAATGCTTCGTATAGTTTCTAATAAGTGTCTGGATTGTGGCTGAAGGTATTTTAAAATGATATACGTATTAAGATATTTAATATTTGATCAAAATTATGAAAATGAACAAGGCTGACCAAACATTTGCATTCCATTGTATAcattaaatgtgttatttaacaCACCAGATTGCAAATTGTTTCAAAAACTTGTGTACTATGTTTGAAAAACTAGCAAACTACAATACCCAAAATCCTCTATTATTGAGTGACGTGCGTCTGGACGAATGAGCGTCGTTGCTTATTGTTGGGTGGGCGGGCACACTGAGCTGCATAGTTGCACCTGCGCAGCACttggcgggtgtgtgcgtgtttgtgcttGAAGAGAAAAGCGACACAATGGACAAGTAAGCACGTTCTCTTTCTGTTTTAAACCATAATTTTATCAATTATTGAGTTACATCTTTGTAGCTGGTATGGTTAACATTGAGTGCTATCCAATCGGCGCGAAAACAAATTCGTTTTAGAGTTGACAGCTGGGGCCTCTTGCGAACTATACATTTTGTGTTACATCCGGgcgttaaataaattaaaaacctTTGTGAAGACGAGCCAAGCACTTTTTATAAACCCGCTTAGTTTTTACCTTAAAAGACAGTAGCAATATGAAATCAGTCAAGTATTACGTTCACATTGTTCTCAGCGGTTTTTATTTTCTATCTTAAAAGCCTGTGCCGGTGTACCAAGGTCAGAGTCATAACCGGAATTTGTACCTAAGTTGTCtatcgttttttttaaatgttttttttttttataagtcgCTGTTACCGTAGTTCGTGAGtacatggataaaaaaaaaaacgtaggcCATACTGTGAAAGAATCGAAAAACAGAAGCGAACGGTACTTAAGTTGACGATAATTACGATCAAATGACATTAGTATAAGCAATTTCAATTTGATGAATCATATTTTAAATGTAATATTAAACGGAGCTCAACAACAATGTTGTTGGTAACATAGCCCCTACACCTTTCAGCTTCATCTGCCTTCTCATATTATTTTCTTGTTGAAATTCCatttacacagaaacaaactcaCCAGGGGCCAGAATATGCAAGCTTTTTTGTGAGGACCCAATCAATAGCGGTGCATTTGTTAATCAGGCGAATGCATCATTACATCATCAGTGAGTCTGCAGCACGagtatttactatttttttacaTGACTACTGCActgctgtgtgtctgtctgtctgtctgccatcAAGGTTGGTGCATTCCAAAATGGAAACATTACGAAGAACAGGAAGGTagaccattcatccatccatccatccatcatccatccatcgttCTTCCTCCAACTCCATGACTACTACCGGGCGGAATCGCTCTTCTGAACATCACCAGTTTTGGCAATTCTTTACAGCTCCTCCCTCACTTCCCTCAAGTTCAGTATGTACCAAATTGTGGCCCCAGGGGAGCAGCACCTGTCCGAGGGGAGCGGGGGCTCCCCGCTAAAAAAGCCAGGAACTCGGGAAGCTCGGCCCCTGGTCATTGCGAGTGTTCTGGGCTGTGTGTTGGTTCTGGCCGCCGTGGTGGCCTGGTGCTACTACTCGGCATCTCTGCGCAAAGCCCAgctcctgaagacagagctgcTGGACCTCAACAAGGATGGTTTTGTCATCCGGAACCAAGCAGGCGCTATTATATTTACAATGACTTTCAGGTAGGCTTCTCTTCCCGTGTGTTTGTGCAAATTGTACGCTTAAAAACTATGTATTAGAGAAAAATAGGAACATCTTTGAGGCCAGAGGTTAAGACATTCCTTTTCGATGAaaatacatatttattaagCACACAATACCAAAATAGTTACCCACCTCCCCCACTCACATAAGCTAAATCATTGACTGAACAACAGTCCTCTTCTGTGTGACTAAAATGGGTCAATGGATCATGGAAACTAGTCTGAGTGATTAGCCTCTTAGGGAGAACATAGCTACTCCAGTTATGGCCTTAAGAGTCTCTCTCATGGTATTTGTCTCGATTGACTAATGTCATCGAATAAGCAATCGAGAAACAATGATCGACTCCAGAATATAGAACTGACGTTCATCTCGTACTCCAGACGCGCTCGACGTTAGATCCGTCAAAACGTGTTCATTTTCTGTTATGTTGCATGACATATATGAAGTGGTTAACTTGTTCTCTTGAATCATCTGCAGGTCCGCCGCACTTGATTTAAACTCCTGCTCCCATGAGGAAAATATGCTAAGCTGCAGCCAATCAGATGCTGGCAAGATCAACTTTTTCATCCACACGGTGCGACTGAAGGACACGGTGATGTGCTACCGCGTGCGCTGGGAGCCTCTGCAATATAAGCACACAGTGGAACACGCCATGGCTTGTAATGGCTCTCACTGGTACGGAGGGGCAGAATCGGCCACCCAGCGCTGGCCGATCACCATCGAGGGCGAGGAGGAACCACAGCCTTTCGTCACCAGCGacgtctactcaaaccggaatgcTTTTGGGGGGATTTTAGAACGCTACTGGCTCTCGTCCAATGCGGTGGCCATCAAGATCAACGATTCTGTACCGTTTCATATGGGCTGGTCTGAGAAGGACATGACGCTTCACTTCCAAGCCCGATACCAAGATTCTCCATTCAAACCACCAGAGGGAGAGCAAGCCTCACCACAACTCAGCTACAGAGTGTGCGTGGGCTCGGATGTTACTTCGATTCATAAATACATGGTGAGCATTGACAATGATATTTCTTGGTGGGAGTGATATTTAACTCTGAATTACATTGTCAGCAGAAATCCAATCAAGGAGCGCCGCTGGCgtcgattgttttttttcttgttgggaAATCGGGACGGGGGTTCTGGCCAACCCTGTTTGATCAATAAGATGGGAAAGTTAATGATTTGGCAGCATTGAGTCTCTTTTGGATACGCTCACAAATAATGTGGACTCTTGTGAATGTGTGGCTTTTCTAGAAATTTGACAAACAAGCAGCTTGACTGGGTTCTGCAGCCAAAGTACATTTTTGTTCTTATTTTGTCAGGTGCGTCGCTATTTCCCAAAGCCTGTCAAGGTTCCTTCTGATGAGGTGTTCAAGCACCCGGTGTGGTCCACTTGGGCTCTGTACAAGACGTCTGTCAGCCAAGAGAAGTTGCTGCAGTATGCCTCCGACATCATCAAACACGGCTTCACCTGCTCCCACCTGGAGCTCGACGACCGCTACACCGCCGACTACGGCGAGTTTGACTTTGACCCGCAGAAGTTTCCCAACGCCAGCGCTATGTTCGACACGCTCCGAGAGGACGGCTTCCGAGTGACACTCTGGACTCACCCCTTTATCAACTACGACTCCATCAACTTTGACGTCGCCATCCAGAAAGGATTGTTTGTGCGTGAGCCCGGCGGTGAGCTGCCAGCTCTGGTTCGCTGGTGGAACGGCATTGGCGGAATCTTGGACTTTACCAACCCAGATGCCCGCGACTGGTACTCGCTCCAACTGAGCCAGCTCAAAGCACACTACGGTGTGACCTCCTTTAAGTTTGACGCTGGGGAGACAAGCTATCTACCTCAACAGTTTAGCACCGTCATCCCTCTGATGGACCCCTCCACCTTCACCCGCCGCTACACAGAGATGGCCATCCCGTTTAGCGAGCGGGCCGAGCTGAGGGTGGGCTACCAGAGTCAGAATATCTCCTGTTTCTACAGGATCATTGATAGGGACTCGGTGTGGGGTTATGAGCTCGGCCTCAAGTCCATCATTCCCACGGTCCTCACCATCAGCATCCTGGGCTACCAGTTTGTCCTGCCCGATATGATCGGCGGGAATGCGTACCCTGAACACATGACAGGTATGGATCTTTACAACTTCAAGGAAATGAACATTACGATGAATCCTCACTATTTGCTGAGGGTAGTGACACAGCCCTGGCACAAATAGCAAATAACGCGGGCAAAGAAATGaggatagggaaaaaaaaaaaagaaccacaaATATGCCAATGCTGATtcactgtaaatgtttttttcttccatatAGGAGAATTTAATGTTATATTTGTTGTACTTTAGGAAGCTTAAAAAACGGGTCAGCGCTGCCTGACCGAGAGCTGTACATCAGATGGTTGGAGCTGTCTGCGTTCATGCCTGCTATGCAGTTTTCCATTCCACCATGGTACTATGACGACAAAGTGAGTTTAAGACTATCATGTTAGTTGCGTAGTATTTCATGACTTTCGTTGTTCGCTACTGACAAATTGACCAAACAATTTGTGCGTCTTTGCATTTCATACAGGTCATCTCGTATGGCCATATTTGGTTTCTATGGatttcaattattttatttgggaAACACTGATTATAATCCATTATTCTGTACAACAAAGCATGCCATTTAACCTATTCTAGAGAGAGAATGTCTACGTATATTTTGATGGTTTATGTCTTCATTGTCTGTCCTATAAATGTCGCATCTCTGTGTAGGTTGTGGAAATAGCGCAAAAGTTCACCAAACTCCACGAGACCCTGGTGGCCCCCAAGGTTTTGAAGTTAGCACACGAGGTGCTTAACACAGGCGATCCCATCATCAGGCCCCTCTGGTGGATCGCCAACGGCGACGAGGCGGCTTATAAGGTCGACTCCCAGTTCCTGATTGGGGATGAGCTGATGGTGGCTCCCGTGGTGGAAGCAGGCAAACAAGAACGGGACATCTACTTGCCTGCGGGAAGGTGGAGAAGCTACAAGGGGGAACATTTTGTTAATGGCCCCAAGTACCTCACAGACTACCCCGTTGACTTGGACGAGATTGCCTACTTTACATGGGTTCACTGAACTCATCCAAACATTAGGACGGGTTCCTCCCTTGCTATTTCCAGGTACCAATGATCATAAACACACGTGCCAAATAATAGCAACGAATTAATATATTTAAAGGGAACATGACTGCGCTGTCAGCGACACGGCATCTGGAAGATAGTGCTTTTACTATTTCGTCACTTTCTTATAACAAATAGCCTAAGTCATATTTGGACGGCCCAccctaaagacaaaaaaattgcCATCATGATGCTGGCAACACAGCCTTTTTAAGTTCACGTCCACCATGTAAGCCCTCGTATCTAAAGTTTGAGCTTGATGGTAAAAATTGTCTGAACGATTACTCGAAAAACTcatttgtatctcaaggcacctctTACAAAATCTAATAAGAACATTACCCCCAAATTTTGGATCATTATCTGgagaaaatgacaaaaacatgcAATGTCTTGTCAGGTCTCAAACGAACAAAAGTTCATATTGTTCTTTAACGAAACAACGCAAAACTAATGTTTTAATTATGGCACTGTTTTGTTTGATGGCTGGTGACCATCCGTCCTCAGTTGGATTGCAGTCACAAGGCATCAGAACGTCATGGCTGCTCCACGTCATTTTGTTGAAGATCACGCCTCGCACCAATCGACACTCCATTAGCACTGCTGCCTGCAAATCTCAGCCAGACTGCGAATGAATTTCAATTGTATTGTTCCAGCCTTTTCTCATGTGCCTTCCAGACAGTAGTAAACGATCTCGCTTCCATTCCACACTGTCCTCCTTAGATGCTAATGTACCGTGCTAAAAGCTAAACCAATTTGTGTCTTTATCATCAGTGTTGGCCACTGAACAAGTAATAAGAAGGAAGTATTGATTTTGGTTTATAATGTTATATGGTCCCTATAGGTAGTTatgcaatttttttaaaattcctcatttttgttttgttttggaaagCCCCAAGCTGTGACCTTATTTTGCGAACCACTGCACTAACAGTCCTTCATGAACATTCCATCACCAGCTCTGCCATTTCTTATTTTTCGCACCCTTTTGCTTGTGACTGTAGAATGGCATGAGTTGGTAGTTTTAAAATGATGCGATTGTCACCTTTTAGTACATGTCTGATGCTGTGGCGTGCCAAAACGGAATCTTTATCACAcactaaaaaaatgtttgttttctgaACCCGCTCACTGGTAGGTGTGTATTTTTAGCAGAATGGGCTAATTTGAGTTATGAGTTCTAGCTAGGCTGGCAGTGAATTTAACAATGAGCAGCAGTTTGGCAGATCATTAACAAGTCTTACGTCAATTCTATTACCACTCCTGATTAATGCCGAGTTCAAAACATACATTGGGTATTTATTGAAACGTCCGAGCCTGCTATGTTAATCCTAATGTAAAACCATACACAGGCTCACAAAACTTGCACTGTCTAGGTCATTTTACACTGCTTATGTCAGAACACagacatatattctttatcctctaacATGATAACGCACACCAGGATGACCAACATAATGGATTAAAGCATGAATGCACTAAGCGTTTCATTGTTTGTGTTCTATTTAATTGTTATTGCTGTTTGTGAAATGAAATACAATACTGTagatgctgatttttttttttttacaatagtaAAGATTTACAACAATGTTTGATGTTTCACATGGGCTGCACGGTCCCTCCAGGGTAAGAGTGAGGGGAGTGAGATAATTCTTTGTGCAACTAATAGTTTATTTGAAATGGGAAATTGCACGTTTGAAAACAGACTGctgtttgtgctgcttttttATTGTCCGTGCCTTACCGTGCCGGTCTGCGCTCAGTGAATACTCATGCacataagaataaaaaaacaaattgctcaattgtatttctttaacaCTTCCCACATTTATGCCTATAAACAGGCCATTAAGACTCAAACAAAATTTGAATAAACCTTAAGGACAGCAGCAGGCTTGGCACAAGTTTCCTgcaagatgctttttttttttaatcaatttgagGAAATTGAGTTCTTACCTTTGAAGAATATCGTGTAGTGGATCAGAGGTCTCAACCAAAGCTTTATTTTCATTCTAATGCTATTTTTCTAG
This portion of the Syngnathus scovelli strain Florida chromosome 3, RoL_Ssco_1.2, whole genome shotgun sequence genome encodes:
- the LOC125994315 gene encoding izumo sperm-egg fusion protein 1 isoform X4, which gives rise to MKIKLWLRPLIHYTIFFKVGMLQWWTVVLVTTEACLKCVPEVNDKFETISDTPGKKATISGLNEQYKKKTHLWGVIELCPNMCGLLQRRVMDCKTCKYKIHSCPSLTGKVDCGGICPVLKIGRPRGVTSLQMCSVLPVHMKGKYESIIIPLFCILPSLTFSAEYKIQAVERDQVLLDCFQQWHSLMIGRAFYIWTNGTKVIKGDSDETSSTLRSFSDDSKLVLNQIRLSDKGTYRCTLKNSRTVFFRTVMHVTVIKGPIETQPPNVTMPTLLSEDTEIVFQSSSSVSLVLLMAVITALCLAGSLILIVAIGKRIIQKRKMATQSTRVQEEENNIFTSLWARWQAK
- the LOC125994315 gene encoding izumo sperm-egg fusion protein 1 isoform X2 gives rise to the protein MKIKLWLRPLIHYTIFFKVGMLQWWTVVLVTTEACLKCVPEVNDKFETISDTPGKKATISGLNEQYKKKTHLWGVIVQGVDQFAPLVSKWVDILEKHINKSNIPEELCPNMCGLLQRRVMDCKTCKYKIHSCPSLTGKVDCGGICPVLKIGRPRGVTSLQMCSVLPVHMKGKYESIIIPLFCILPSLTFSAEYKIQAVERDQVLLDCFQQWHSLMIGRAFYIWTNGTKVIKGDSDETSSTLRSFSDDSKLVLNQIRLSDKGTYRCTLKNSRTVFFRTVMHVTVIKGPIETQPPNVTMPTLLSEDTEIVFQSSSSVSLVLLMAVITALCLAGSLILIVAIGKRIIQKRKMATQSTRVQEEENNIFTSLWARWQAK
- the LOC125994315 gene encoding izumo sperm-egg fusion protein 1 isoform X3 is translated as MKIKLWLRPLIHYTIFFKVGMLQWWTVVLVTTEACLKCVPEVNDKFETISDTPGKKATISGLNEQYKKKTHLWGVIDPTSLYKAKTLYFNEFDMIKKTAVQGVDQFAPLVSKWVDILEKHINKSNIPEELCPNMCGLLQRRVMDCKTCKYKIHSCPSLTGKVDCGEYKIQAVERDQVLLDCFQQWHSLMIGRAFYIWTNGTKVIKGDSDETSSTLRSFSDDSKLVLNQIRLSDKGTYRCTLKNSRTVFFRTVMHVTVIKGPIETQPPNVTMPTLLSEDTEIVFQSSSSVSLVLLMAVITALCLAGSLILIVAIGKRIIQKRKMATQSTRVQEEENNIFTSLWARWQAK
- the LOC125994315 gene encoding izumo sperm-egg fusion protein 1 isoform X1; protein product: MKIKLWLRPLIHYTIFFKVGMLQWWTVVLVTTEACLKCVPEVNDKFETISDTPGKKATISGLNEQYKKKTHLWGVIDPTSLYKAKTLYFNEFDMIKKTAVQGVDQFAPLVSKWVDILEKHINKSNIPEELCPNMCGLLQRRVMDCKTCKYKIHSCPSLTGKVDCGGICPVLKIGRPRGVTSLQMCSVLPVHMKGKYESIIIPLFCILPSLTFSAEYKIQAVERDQVLLDCFQQWHSLMIGRAFYIWTNGTKVIKGDSDETSSTLRSFSDDSKLVLNQIRLSDKGTYRCTLKNSRTVFFRTVMHVTVIKGPIETQPPNVTMPTLLSEDTEIVFQSSSSVSLVLLMAVITALCLAGSLILIVAIGKRIIQKRKMATQSTRVQEEENNIFTSLWARWQAK
- the LOC125994314 gene encoding myogenesis-regulating glycosidase, producing MYQIVAPGEQHLSEGSGGSPLKKPGTREARPLVIASVLGCVLVLAAVVAWCYYSASLRKAQLLKTELLDLNKDGFVIRNQAGAIIFTMTFRSAALDLNSCSHEENMLSCSQSDAGKINFFIHTVRLKDTVMCYRVRWEPLQYKHTVEHAMACNGSHWYGGAESATQRWPITIEGEEEPQPFVTSDVYSNRNAFGGILERYWLSSNAVAIKINDSVPFHMGWSEKDMTLHFQARYQDSPFKPPEGEQASPQLSYRVCVGSDVTSIHKYMVRRYFPKPVKVPSDEVFKHPVWSTWALYKTSVSQEKLLQYASDIIKHGFTCSHLELDDRYTADYGEFDFDPQKFPNASAMFDTLREDGFRVTLWTHPFINYDSINFDVAIQKGLFVREPGGELPALVRWWNGIGGILDFTNPDARDWYSLQLSQLKAHYGVTSFKFDAGETSYLPQQFSTVIPLMDPSTFTRRYTEMAIPFSERAELRVGYQSQNISCFYRIIDRDSVWGYELGLKSIIPTVLTISILGYQFVLPDMIGGNAYPEHMTGSLKNGSALPDRELYIRWLELSAFMPAMQFSIPPWYYDDKVVEIAQKFTKLHETLVAPKVLKLAHEVLNTGDPIIRPLWWIANGDEAAYKVDSQFLIGDELMVAPVVEAGKQERDIYLPAGRWRSYKGEHFVNGPKYLTDYPVDLDEIAYFTWVH